From the genome of Amycolatopsis sp. NBC_01488, one region includes:
- a CDS encoding recombinase family protein: protein MGTTTVKDAVTNPVKRVVLYLRVSSKRQMDTDADLDSDGNSIDTQRKACHDKARQMGAVIIEEYVEPGNSAQTIEKRPVFRDMMRRIHEQRDVDCVLIYMRSRAFRNYIDAGNTEVALGKLGVKLQSAKEEFGDGAMGEAMKAITDVFNWLQVRLSGEDIKVKMANKARNGGTIGRAKLGYLNEKLLIDGHKVNTVVPDPERAKYIPMAFALFATGQETYESLCRKLTQAGLRMPMTGRYPGGPISKKKIGPLLRDRYYLGYVEYDGIEYPGRHEALVSEELFERVQRVLASHTEGHTRYRTHHHYLKGVVWCGRCQHRFIIQRAEGRHGGEYMYWYCRGRQDGLCDMPSVPVEIMEQAVVAHYAHAVTLPQEWLDKVRAGVDEAVSANSELTDSLRADFQARLTKLDRKEDYYLDLAAEEGWPKDKLRAKLDSIHHEQAELKDTLDRSEQRLDVGREVFYAALALLAQPHEAYERGNETVRAILNKVFFTKLYVDGSKITEHELREPFGAIVDGYRSYRVSHTRTAAQRSTLPQNDTSAASSEGYDADSLGRSSANSTSPSAGHFWSKASRVELRGLEPLTPSLPGPIMALTCGYGEPAGRVAQLAAVECGPVQLNAVGIVAVLQICSTVIGERLSPAGLLRLVAETSSEACVMIRAARAAGSRSGASPSQWAAIVMSIMSLGDVARTCSDASPSV from the coding sequence GTGGGCACCACTACCGTCAAAGATGCTGTGACGAATCCGGTCAAACGGGTCGTTCTGTATCTGCGGGTATCTTCCAAGCGTCAGATGGACACTGACGCCGATCTCGACTCCGACGGAAATTCGATCGACACCCAACGCAAGGCTTGCCACGACAAGGCGCGCCAGATGGGCGCAGTGATCATCGAGGAATATGTGGAGCCGGGCAACTCCGCGCAGACCATCGAGAAGCGGCCGGTCTTCCGCGACATGATGCGGCGGATACACGAACAACGCGACGTCGACTGTGTCCTGATCTATATGCGATCCCGCGCCTTCCGCAACTACATCGACGCTGGTAATACCGAAGTCGCACTCGGCAAACTTGGCGTGAAGCTCCAGTCCGCGAAGGAAGAGTTCGGCGACGGCGCGATGGGCGAAGCCATGAAGGCCATCACGGACGTCTTCAACTGGCTGCAAGTCCGCTTGAGCGGTGAGGACATCAAGGTCAAGATGGCCAACAAGGCGCGCAACGGCGGCACCATCGGCCGCGCCAAACTTGGCTACCTCAACGAGAAGCTGCTGATCGACGGGCACAAGGTGAACACGGTCGTACCCGACCCGGAGCGGGCCAAGTACATACCGATGGCCTTCGCGCTGTTCGCCACCGGGCAGGAGACGTACGAGTCGCTGTGCCGAAAGCTCACCCAAGCCGGGCTGCGTATGCCGATGACCGGACGCTACCCCGGCGGTCCCATCTCCAAGAAGAAGATCGGCCCGCTGCTGCGCGACCGCTACTACCTCGGGTATGTCGAGTACGACGGGATCGAATACCCCGGACGGCATGAGGCCCTGGTCAGCGAGGAGCTCTTCGAGCGCGTGCAGCGCGTCCTCGCCAGCCACACCGAAGGGCACACCCGCTACCGCACCCACCATCACTACCTGAAAGGCGTGGTCTGGTGCGGACGCTGCCAGCACCGCTTCATCATCCAGCGGGCCGAAGGGCGTCACGGCGGCGAGTACATGTACTGGTACTGCCGGGGTCGCCAGGACGGCCTGTGCGACATGCCCAGCGTCCCCGTCGAGATCATGGAACAGGCGGTCGTCGCCCACTATGCGCATGCCGTCACGTTGCCCCAGGAATGGCTCGACAAGGTACGGGCAGGCGTGGACGAAGCGGTCAGCGCCAACTCCGAGCTGACCGACAGCCTGCGCGCCGACTTCCAAGCTCGGCTCACGAAGCTCGACCGCAAAGAGGACTACTACCTCGACCTCGCGGCCGAGGAAGGCTGGCCGAAAGACAAGCTGCGCGCCAAGCTCGACAGCATCCACCACGAGCAAGCCGAACTCAAGGACACGCTTGACCGGTCAGAACAGCGGCTCGACGTCGGCCGTGAAGTCTTCTACGCGGCGCTGGCACTGCTTGCCCAGCCTCACGAGGCCTACGAGCGGGGCAACGAGACAGTACGGGCCATCTTGAACAAGGTGTTCTTCACCAAGCTGTATGTCGACGGCAGCAAGATCACCGAGCACGAGCTACGCGAACCCTTCGGTGCGATCGTGGACGGCTACCGTTCGTATCGTGTCAGCCACACCCGGACAGCGGCCCAGCGAAGCACGCTGCCCCAGAACGACACCAGCGCCGCATCCTCGGAAGGGTACGACGCTGACTCGCTCGGACGTTCGTCGGCCAACTCCACATCACCCTCAGCGGGTCATTTCTGGAGTAAGGCTTCCAGGGTGGAGCTAAGGGGACTCGAACCCCTGACCCCCTCACTGCCAGGGCCGATCATGGCTCTGACCTGCGGTTATGGAGAACCTGCTGGTCGCGTGGCGCAGTTGGCTGCCGTTGAGTGCGGTCCAGTGCAGTTGAATGCGGTTGGCATCGTGGCTGTGCTCCAGATTTGCTCCACCGTAATTGGTGAGAGACTGTCGCCAGCAGGCCTGTTGAGGCTTGTTGCCGAGACTTCGTCGGAAGCCTGCGTGATGATCAGGGCCGCACGTGCGGCAGGTTCGCGCTCGGGCGCGTCACCTTCCCAATGGGCCGCGATCGTAATGTCCATCATGTCTCTCGGCGATGTCGCTAGAACGTGTAGTGATGCCAGTCCGTCAGTCTGA
- a CDS encoding ImmA/IrrE family metallo-endopeptidase — MKKPSKKDMIALIDYWRSFVPRRPMTYGQNLHDGREQAYQVRALADENTPAVDVQWLFEQTAIPVLLVPSYVLGENSGLTMDKPGGELRIFINENEPYTRQRFSVLHELKHALDFYDHPVLYAKLGRDEQNRSELIEAIANDFAAHVLMPTELVKRAWFDMQDTALAASAFNVSYEAMQTRLEKLGLIGAPKFWRAVARTPVNDPSYSACAA; from the coding sequence GTGAAGAAGCCGAGCAAGAAAGACATGATTGCCCTGATTGATTACTGGCGCTCATTCGTGCCGAGGCGGCCAATGACTTACGGCCAGAACCTTCACGACGGCCGGGAGCAAGCGTACCAAGTGCGTGCCCTGGCCGACGAGAACACTCCAGCGGTTGACGTGCAGTGGCTATTCGAGCAGACCGCGATACCGGTTTTGTTGGTGCCAAGCTACGTACTTGGCGAGAATAGCGGCCTGACTATGGACAAGCCCGGCGGGGAGCTCCGGATCTTCATTAACGAAAACGAACCCTATACCCGGCAGCGCTTTAGTGTTCTGCATGAGCTTAAACACGCTCTCGACTTCTATGACCATCCTGTCCTCTACGCAAAACTGGGCCGCGATGAGCAGAATCGCAGCGAACTCATCGAGGCTATCGCCAATGATTTCGCCGCACATGTTCTTATGCCGACAGAGCTTGTGAAGCGTGCCTGGTTTGATATGCAAGATACCGCCTTGGCGGCCAGTGCGTTCAACGTCTCGTATGAGGCTATGCAAACCCGGCTGGAAAAGCTTGGGCTAATTGGCGCGCCTAAGTTTTGGCGCGCAGTCGCCCGGACGCCGGTCAACGATCCATCCTACTCAGCGTGTGCCGCGTAA
- a CDS encoding helix-turn-helix domain-containing protein: protein MNDNELGHRIRLAREQSKLTLRQLAGEVGVDHGYIAHLEKGSKKNPSAELLQKIAEALHVDPSELLECIGIKPSSILPKPRDYFLRALGATEEEADMLAGLVQYLHKQKEAPSEEAEQERHDCPD from the coding sequence GTGAACGACAACGAACTTGGGCACCGCATTCGCCTCGCGCGGGAGCAATCGAAGCTGACGCTGCGACAGCTCGCGGGCGAAGTTGGTGTGGATCACGGCTACATTGCACACCTAGAAAAAGGGAGCAAGAAGAACCCGTCAGCCGAGCTGCTGCAAAAAATAGCAGAGGCGCTCCACGTTGACCCAAGTGAACTGCTCGAATGTATCGGCATCAAGCCCTCCAGCATCTTACCGAAACCGCGCGACTACTTCCTGCGCGCGCTTGGTGCCACCGAAGAGGAGGCTGACATGTTAGCTGGCCTCGTGCAATACCTACATAAGCAGAAGGAGGCACCGAGTGAAGAAGCCGAGCAAGAAAGACATGATTGCCCTGATTGA
- a CDS encoding replication-relaxation family protein, with amino-acid sequence MTAARLRGRALERILDSLSDRDRAILVDVGRNRVLSGAQLSRLHFVTIAPTARDRIRRKVLARLVTLGVLAILDRRVGGARSGSDGLVFAPGIAGQRVLPLLAAESAVKLPTRARRPWTPGERFLKHSLDVSELGVQLREQEQTGAVTLARWAVEATAAYPNGFGGLMKPDASLLLQAGNIEDSWVIELDRATESLPTLRHKLLAYVDFANAGQVGPDGTIPRVLVVVSHEKPLVIENRLKAIQELVSGLPDPADRLIHAVRFEQAVPHLVNVLDG; translated from the coding sequence GTGACGGCGGCCCGGCTGAGGGGCCGCGCACTCGAACGTATCCTCGACAGCCTGAGCGACCGTGATCGCGCCATCTTGGTAGACGTTGGTCGTAACCGAGTCCTCAGCGGAGCCCAACTCAGTCGACTACATTTCGTCACCATCGCGCCTACTGCTCGTGATCGTATTCGCCGGAAGGTCCTCGCTCGCCTCGTCACGCTCGGCGTGCTGGCCATCCTGGATCGCCGAGTCGGCGGAGCGCGATCCGGCAGCGACGGCCTGGTGTTCGCGCCGGGTATCGCCGGTCAGCGCGTCCTGCCGCTGCTTGCTGCTGAGTCGGCCGTCAAGCTGCCGACGCGCGCACGGCGGCCGTGGACGCCCGGCGAACGGTTTCTCAAGCACAGCCTCGACGTCAGCGAGTTGGGTGTGCAGCTCCGTGAGCAAGAGCAAACTGGCGCCGTGACGCTGGCTCGGTGGGCGGTCGAGGCGACGGCGGCTTACCCGAACGGGTTCGGCGGTCTGATGAAGCCGGACGCCTCGCTCCTGCTGCAGGCTGGCAACATTGAGGACTCGTGGGTGATTGAGCTGGACAGGGCCACCGAGAGCTTGCCGACGCTGCGACACAAGCTGCTGGCCTACGTAGACTTTGCCAATGCCGGGCAAGTCGGCCCTGACGGCACCATTCCACGCGTATTGGTCGTTGTGTCGCACGAAAAGCCATTGGTCATCGAAAACAGGCTAAAGGCTATACAAGAGCTGGTTTCGGGCCTTCCTGACCCGGCTGATCGCCTGATTCATGCGGTGCGTTTTGAGCAGGCAGTACCCCATCTAGTTAACGTTCTCGACGGGTGA
- a CDS encoding helicase HerA domain-containing protein, which yields MTLALIITIGGLAILGTIAGARAFAALAWREALTAYRLRLPAKLTIDDVTRWLSMVAATTTAPQWSLLPTSPLELQVVATARGIEHYLLVPKSAEAKFLGSVRAGLPGARVEEAPEFVGEQPQFLAAGEFTATSRHRPLAVERAEATSTAFLESLQPLSGDNEVRLQVIMTSAGTPEPVHSASPNREDRWWAAYLMEGEPSADAEAVRALRDKRSQPLLHVSLRLGVSAPSRAQAWSLLHRTWGTLHGANAPGVRIVRRWLPPAVVATRMVKHALPVTVWPFLLGAHELSSLVALPTGASIFLPGLNLHAARQLPPPPNLARRNAISLGVSNYPGMSNRTITLAAEDRLRHMAVFAPTGAGKSWLLASMINDDIAAGRGVFVVDPKGDLVTDVLARINDRDAERVVVLDAARRDMPVGLNVLGQARDEASRELVVDNVLHVFRSIWSDFWGPRSDALLRMGLTLLTNGHGAEGSALTLAELVPLLTQPAFRRFLVGQPGVPDAVRAYWLRHDALSDGERQQVIAPILTKVEAFTSRTAIKLMVGQSCGVDLRSVFRDRSVVLVSLAKGTLGTETANLLGSLIISLFWQATLARVRVPAEKRHPVFAYIDEAADVMRLPVPLADMYSQARGLGLGVVTAMQYLSQAPESIRAALLGTVLTQLSFRVQHDDAVLLAKHFAPLTADDLTGLARYEVAMKPCVNGVTLPPLTMTTLPLGPVLRDADELAGASRQRYGVPRAEVEAVIKARIAPPGSTSGGAAFGRRSRGGRS from the coding sequence ATGACACTGGCACTAATCATCACCATCGGCGGGCTGGCAATTCTCGGGACCATCGCGGGTGCGCGGGCCTTCGCCGCACTTGCCTGGCGGGAAGCACTGACCGCGTATAGGTTGCGGTTGCCGGCCAAGCTCACGATTGACGACGTGACCAGATGGTTGAGCATGGTGGCCGCAACGACAACCGCGCCTCAATGGTCACTTCTGCCGACGTCGCCCCTTGAACTTCAGGTCGTCGCCACTGCACGCGGCATCGAGCACTACCTACTGGTGCCAAAGAGCGCCGAGGCGAAGTTCTTAGGTAGCGTTCGCGCGGGCTTGCCCGGCGCACGGGTTGAAGAAGCGCCTGAGTTTGTGGGCGAGCAGCCTCAATTTCTCGCTGCTGGCGAGTTCACCGCCACGAGCCGCCATCGGCCGTTAGCCGTAGAACGGGCAGAGGCGACCAGCACCGCGTTCCTGGAGTCCCTGCAACCTCTGTCTGGCGACAACGAAGTTCGCCTCCAGGTCATCATGACCAGCGCGGGAACGCCGGAGCCGGTACATAGCGCCTCGCCAAATCGTGAGGACCGCTGGTGGGCTGCCTACCTCATGGAAGGTGAGCCATCGGCCGACGCCGAGGCGGTCCGTGCGCTGAGAGACAAGCGCAGTCAACCCTTGCTGCACGTGAGCCTACGACTCGGCGTAAGTGCACCGAGCCGCGCGCAAGCGTGGTCCCTGCTGCATCGCACCTGGGGCACGCTGCATGGCGCGAACGCTCCCGGTGTCCGGATCGTCCGCCGTTGGCTGCCGCCTGCGGTTGTCGCGACGCGCATGGTGAAGCACGCTCTACCGGTCACGGTGTGGCCATTTCTACTCGGGGCGCACGAACTCAGTAGCCTCGTCGCTCTGCCGACCGGAGCCAGCATCTTCTTGCCCGGACTGAACTTGCATGCCGCGCGACAGCTCCCGCCACCGCCGAACCTGGCACGGCGCAATGCAATTTCGCTGGGCGTGAGTAACTACCCTGGCATGAGCAACCGAACGATTACGTTGGCGGCGGAAGATCGCCTCAGGCACATGGCCGTGTTTGCTCCCACCGGAGCTGGAAAATCCTGGCTGCTCGCTTCCATGATCAATGACGACATCGCCGCTGGACGCGGTGTCTTTGTCGTCGACCCCAAGGGAGACCTGGTTACCGATGTGCTGGCGCGGATCAACGATCGCGATGCCGAACGGGTCGTGGTTCTCGATGCAGCCCGGCGCGACATGCCTGTCGGTTTGAACGTCCTCGGCCAGGCGCGCGATGAAGCGAGCCGCGAACTGGTGGTGGACAACGTGCTACATGTCTTCCGCTCTATCTGGTCGGATTTCTGGGGCCCTCGCTCGGACGCACTCCTACGGATGGGGCTCACGCTCCTCACCAACGGACACGGTGCCGAGGGGTCGGCTCTGACTCTGGCTGAATTGGTGCCGCTGCTGACACAACCAGCCTTCCGGCGGTTCCTGGTTGGACAGCCCGGTGTGCCTGACGCCGTGCGGGCGTACTGGCTCCGTCACGATGCACTGTCCGATGGTGAGCGTCAGCAGGTCATTGCGCCGATCTTGACGAAGGTCGAAGCCTTCACCAGCCGGACCGCGATCAAGCTCATGGTCGGTCAGTCGTGCGGTGTCGACCTGCGCTCAGTCTTCCGGGACCGATCAGTCGTCCTGGTTTCCCTGGCGAAGGGCACGCTGGGTACTGAAACGGCCAACCTGCTCGGCTCGCTGATCATCTCCCTGTTCTGGCAAGCCACGTTGGCGCGCGTGCGCGTGCCTGCGGAGAAGCGGCACCCCGTGTTCGCCTACATCGACGAGGCGGCGGACGTCATGCGCCTACCAGTGCCGCTGGCCGATATGTACAGCCAGGCCAGAGGATTGGGTCTCGGCGTTGTCACCGCCATGCAGTACCTGAGCCAAGCGCCGGAGTCGATACGGGCTGCGCTGCTCGGGACGGTACTGACCCAGCTCAGCTTCAGGGTGCAGCATGACGACGCAGTATTGCTCGCCAAACACTTCGCGCCTCTGACTGCGGACGACCTCACCGGGCTGGCGCGCTACGAGGTGGCCATGAAGCCGTGTGTCAACGGCGTTACCCTACCGCCGCTCACCATGACGACCCTGCCGCTCGGGCCGGTGCTCCGGGACGCTGACGAGCTGGCGGGAGCCAGCCGGCAACGCTACGGCGTCCCGCGAGCGGAGGTCGAAGCAGTGATCAAGGCCCGTATTGCGCCTCCCGGATCGACCAGCGGTGGTGCTGCATTCGGTCGGCGAAGCCGCGGAGGCCGATCATGA
- a CDS encoding MT-A70 family methyltransferase: protein MTTKYRTILADPPWDIQQCGSLGAERHYPLMSIDEICSLRVDRLADDNAHLWLWTTNAALPVAQQVIEAWGFRYVNLITWVKPRLGLGVYLRNASEQLLFAVRGRAPILYRSQPTWLFAPVQAHSHKPEEVYAVVERCSPAPRLELFARRARSGWEVWGNEVSCDVAL, encoded by the coding sequence GTGACGACAAAGTATCGAACCATCCTGGCCGACCCGCCCTGGGACATCCAACAGTGCGGCAGTCTCGGGGCCGAGCGACACTATCCGCTGATGTCCATCGACGAGATTTGCTCGCTGCGCGTCGATCGGCTGGCCGACGACAACGCTCACCTCTGGCTGTGGACCACAAACGCCGCACTTCCGGTGGCGCAGCAGGTCATCGAGGCGTGGGGTTTTCGGTACGTCAACCTCATTACCTGGGTCAAGCCGCGACTGGGTCTGGGCGTCTACCTGCGCAACGCCAGCGAGCAACTGCTGTTCGCGGTCCGCGGTCGGGCTCCGATTTTGTACCGGAGTCAGCCAACGTGGCTGTTCGCACCGGTACAAGCACATTCGCACAAGCCCGAAGAGGTATATGCGGTCGTCGAGCGGTGTTCGCCTGCACCGCGGCTCGAGCTGTTCGCCCGTCGGGCCCGATCTGGCTGGGAAGTGTGGGGCAACGAGGTGAGCTGTGATGTCGCACTGTGA
- a CDS encoding AlbA family DNA-binding domain-containing protein produces the protein MNTPRWQPTTEAELRAAIEDGTLMENHFIDCKREVSSKSDNRETARDLASFAIDGGVVLIGVAEDKATRTFSLAPQPLSGLAEKIENIAANVIDPPLDVTPIPVPSLADTGLGYLYVRVSPSPFAPHMVDHVYFGRGETIKRKLSDADVLVVHARRRTTEALMDALIDEEIARDPVVNVARKTGHLYMVAQPLTAPPGIGRAFVRSASLATLHAITNPADEILLTTGQLGSSTPQEAQSVMKRAQGIALCTHALGPGRTMNPHVDERHALDIEFREDGGIRALFCNTRISVNVEAQILPAILERSVGNYAYRLASWAGNYAERIHYRGQWGLGFCLRGIRGHVNSVDQPFATLEDKTAYDADEYREMVTVTHDQLQEGAGKVASSLVERLFHAIDYPKDLRIIFP, from the coding sequence ATGAACACACCACGCTGGCAACCGACGACTGAGGCCGAGCTGCGTGCCGCTATTGAGGACGGCACGCTCATGGAGAACCACTTCATCGACTGCAAGCGTGAGGTCAGCAGTAAGAGCGACAACCGCGAGACGGCTCGTGACCTTGCCAGCTTCGCGATTGACGGTGGTGTGGTTCTGATCGGCGTGGCGGAAGACAAGGCAACGCGGACCTTCTCGCTCGCCCCACAGCCGCTCTCCGGCCTGGCGGAGAAGATCGAAAACATCGCTGCCAACGTCATCGATCCGCCGCTCGACGTAACACCGATCCCGGTCCCGTCCCTTGCGGACACCGGTCTCGGCTACCTGTATGTCCGGGTTTCGCCGTCGCCGTTCGCGCCGCACATGGTTGACCACGTCTATTTTGGCCGTGGGGAGACGATCAAGCGAAAGCTTTCTGACGCTGACGTGCTCGTGGTGCATGCGAGACGACGGACAACGGAGGCTCTGATGGATGCGCTAATCGACGAGGAGATTGCCCGCGATCCTGTTGTGAACGTTGCGAGGAAGACAGGCCATCTCTACATGGTGGCGCAGCCGTTGACGGCACCGCCGGGCATCGGGCGGGCGTTCGTGCGGAGTGCTTCCCTGGCGACTCTCCATGCAATCACCAACCCGGCCGATGAGATCTTGCTGACAACAGGCCAACTTGGATCGTCAACCCCCCAGGAAGCCCAGTCGGTCATGAAACGGGCACAGGGTATTGCGCTCTGTACGCATGCCTTGGGACCCGGTCGCACCATGAATCCGCATGTCGATGAGCGGCATGCCCTCGATATTGAGTTTCGCGAAGACGGCGGTATTCGAGCTCTATTCTGCAACACGAGGATTTCTGTAAACGTCGAGGCACAGATTCTGCCAGCAATCCTTGAACGATCTGTCGGGAACTATGCCTACCGACTCGCATCATGGGCGGGCAACTACGCTGAGCGGATTCATTACCGTGGACAATGGGGTTTGGGGTTCTGCTTGCGCGGCATCCGCGGTCATGTCAATTCGGTGGACCAACCCTTCGCGACCCTGGAGGACAAGACCGCCTATGACGCCGACGAGTATCGTGAGATGGTTACGGTAACGCACGACCAACTTCAAGAAGGTGCTGGCAAAGTCGCGTCATCCTTGGTTGAGCGGTTGTTTCATGCGATCGACTACCCGAAGGACTTACGCATAATTTTTCCATAG
- a CDS encoding LppA family lipoprotein, with translation MSQKTEQFNQLLKRPDIDQAVATYDEMYVKLRNQLTAIVPALTWRQTDDMSGSGCGNEFAAVNAGLRADDAVERGLPNWVAAGKIPDEQWSAVQAAVDTTLRAYGFDSGPIVVKNQPGDHYVTFRAPDGSEVTFGSAVNTGLTVRTGCHLTAEAKRRGTPAEPPTY, from the coding sequence GTGAGCCAGAAAACTGAGCAGTTCAACCAGCTACTGAAGCGGCCTGACATAGATCAAGCCGTTGCAACGTACGACGAGATGTACGTCAAGCTGCGGAACCAGTTGACGGCCATCGTTCCGGCCCTGACCTGGCGCCAGACCGACGACATGTCAGGTTCCGGCTGTGGCAATGAATTCGCGGCGGTCAATGCTGGCTTGCGCGCCGATGATGCTGTGGAGCGTGGGCTACCGAACTGGGTGGCAGCGGGAAAGATTCCTGACGAACAGTGGAGCGCAGTGCAGGCTGCGGTTGACACCACCTTGCGGGCCTACGGGTTCGACTCTGGTCCGATCGTGGTCAAGAACCAGCCAGGTGACCACTACGTCACGTTTCGAGCGCCGGATGGTTCCGAGGTCACGTTTGGCAGTGCGGTGAACACGGGTTTGACGGTGCGGACGGGGTGTCATCTGACCGCCGAGGCGAAGAGGCGGGGAACGCCCGCCGAGCCGCCGACGTACTAA
- a CDS encoding alpha/beta hydrolase, with protein MKRWNTGQLDEIFRTVQQRLQILIHSGDDYGKVFPVEGWEGPANDNAGSVHKGLMFRIDKLAAGAGIVNKSIGQAADAITGVQHAIANAEELARKYGYQIADNGTVVDGFPDGKVPADMHPEDRARVQTEVADAIAQALRTADDIDNDLASVLKRAESGDFGTGDETTVAAAAADGALDPGLTLLEPPKDGTPGQNAGWWNSLSPAGQAILLRDHPDWLGNLDGLPGAVRSQANVARMPAERADLQRQLTDAQAYVDQVKGMPWPVPGLLSDALAKQDQIEAKLKSLDSIDATLSQGNRQLLTLDTSGDRVKAAIAVGNIDTAEHVAVFTPGFTSTVDGSMGGYDRDMDNLQKQTQSISNIYGDGGKVATVTWIGYEAPQTPDVLNPDLSVGSDNLAKIGAHKLDGFLNGIGASHDVQNQPLHLTALGHSYGSLTTGIALQQATPVHDAVVFGSPGLDMQTPNDLKVPQGHMFSEWSDQDPVPRLDVAHNFGTSPYEGISGGSVASIEQLSTGDASGASGQPLHATHEHGQYLDNNSTSQYNMANVVAGRSDLTVRHVQPWEVPSPPPAPGQPIPSPPGRDPQPPPLPR; from the coding sequence GTGAAGCGGTGGAACACCGGCCAGCTCGACGAGATCTTTCGGACCGTGCAGCAGCGGCTCCAAATCCTCATCCACTCCGGCGACGACTACGGCAAGGTGTTCCCCGTCGAGGGTTGGGAAGGACCAGCCAACGACAACGCCGGGTCTGTCCATAAGGGCCTGATGTTTCGAATCGACAAGTTGGCGGCCGGGGCCGGCATCGTCAACAAGTCCATCGGGCAAGCCGCTGATGCCATCACCGGTGTACAGCACGCCATTGCGAACGCTGAAGAGCTCGCCCGCAAGTACGGCTACCAGATCGCCGACAATGGCACGGTTGTCGATGGCTTCCCTGACGGCAAAGTGCCGGCGGACATGCATCCCGAGGACCGCGCGAGGGTGCAGACCGAGGTAGCCGACGCCATCGCCCAGGCGTTGCGCACGGCGGACGACATCGACAACGACCTAGCGTCCGTCCTCAAACGCGCCGAAAGCGGCGACTTCGGTACCGGCGACGAAACCACAGTGGCCGCCGCAGCCGCCGACGGTGCTCTCGATCCCGGCCTCACCCTGCTGGAACCCCCAAAGGACGGCACTCCGGGCCAGAACGCGGGCTGGTGGAACTCGCTATCTCCGGCCGGGCAAGCCATCTTGCTCCGTGACCACCCGGACTGGCTCGGCAACCTCGACGGATTGCCTGGTGCGGTGCGCTCGCAGGCCAACGTCGCCCGGATGCCCGCTGAACGAGCCGACCTCCAACGCCAACTCACCGACGCACAAGCCTACGTCGACCAGGTCAAGGGCATGCCGTGGCCGGTGCCGGGCTTGCTGTCCGATGCCCTGGCCAAGCAGGACCAGATCGAGGCGAAACTCAAGTCGCTGGACTCCATCGACGCGACCTTGTCCCAAGGCAACCGCCAGCTGCTGACCCTGGACACGTCGGGTGACCGCGTGAAGGCGGCCATCGCGGTCGGCAATATCGACACCGCTGAGCACGTAGCAGTCTTCACGCCCGGCTTCACCTCGACGGTCGATGGCAGCATGGGCGGCTATGACCGCGACATGGACAACCTCCAGAAACAGACACAGTCGATCTCGAACATCTACGGAGACGGCGGAAAAGTTGCGACCGTCACATGGATTGGTTACGAGGCGCCGCAGACGCCGGATGTGCTGAATCCTGACTTGTCGGTCGGCAGTGACAACCTCGCGAAGATCGGCGCCCACAAGCTCGACGGCTTCCTCAATGGAATCGGTGCATCCCATGATGTCCAGAACCAGCCGCTGCACCTGACGGCGCTCGGTCACTCCTACGGCAGCCTCACCACCGGCATCGCGCTACAACAGGCCACGCCGGTCCATGACGCCGTGGTGTTCGGGTCGCCGGGCCTGGACATGCAGACGCCGAACGACCTGAAGGTGCCGCAAGGTCACATGTTCTCGGAGTGGTCCGACCAGGACCCGGTACCGCGGCTGGACGTCGCGCACAACTTTGGGACATCCCCGTACGAGGGCATTTCCGGCGGTTCCGTGGCCAGCATTGAACAACTGTCGACGGGAGACGCGAGCGGCGCCAGTGGACAGCCGCTACACGCCACTCACGAGCACGGCCAGTACCTCGACAACAACTCGACCAGCCAGTACAACATGGCCAACGTCGTAGCCGGCCGATCCGATCTCACGGTGCGGCACGTGCAGCCGTGGGAAGTGCCTTCGCCGCCACCGGCGCCAGGACAGCCGATTCCGTCGCCACCTGGCCGCGACCCGCAGCCACCACCGCTCCCACGATGA